GATAAGTATCTACAAATCCTGAAATTAATTGTGTTCTAGCGGGATCTAGTTTCAGTGTCGCTATCATTCTCAAACATTCTAACTTGACTCTTGCTCTTTCTTGTGGCTCAAACTGCATTTTTGCCATTAACGCAGCAGCTATGGGAGAAGGATATCGCAAATAATCGCGCCAGTTTAAGCGGTTTAATTGAATGCTGGTAAAGTTAAAGTTTAATACTTGTTTATCGGGAAATGTTACTATATATTCGTTATTTTCTGGTCTTTTTGGTTCATCAAAGGAAAATAACACTACTGGATATATAGGTAACTGATACTTTTCGTCTAAACGGGCAAAGTAATGGAACATCCGTCTACAGAAATCTGCTTGACTAGTCGCTTGATTTTCTAGGTGTATCAGAAAACAGGTATCTCGTCCTTGGAATTTTACCTTTGCTAGTAAATCTATTTCTCTTTTCTGTCCAGAAGTAACATCGCTAAAAACCTCTTGAGGTAAGAAGATGAGGGAGTCTCTTTCTACATATTCTGAAACTGAGGGGAGGAAGAGGGTGGTAAAGTCCCAGAAGAAGGTAGAGATTAGTTCTTTAAAGAGGCGATCGTGATCTATCATTAGAGAGGTGAGTTCGTAGGCGCGCACGGATTCCCATCATACTAAGAGTATAACCGATAAAGGGCGATCTTGTCAAGGCCTTACATTACTTAGACTTTTGGCTAATGGTAGCGGAGCGTTCAGAGAATTTCTTCTAGATTAAGGACGAAACCAGACAGAACATTTTCACCGGATAATTGAGTTGGATTTTGTAAAATTTCAACTGGTTGTCCAGGTCGATAAATTTCGACAACCTTTCTCATTGGATCGAGCAACCATCCTAGGTTAGCTCCGTTATTAATGTATTCTTGCATTTTGTCGCGCAAATCTTTGAGGTTGTCAGAGGGAGATCGTAGTTCGATAACCAAATCGGGACATAAAGGAGGGAATGATTGACGTTCATTTGGAGTCAACTGATTCCATCGAGATAAACTTACCCAAGATGCGTCAGGAGATCTCGTCGCTCCATTGGGTAGAGCAAAACCCGTTGAGGAATTGAACGTTTTGCCCAATTGAGTTTGTTTATTCCAAGCTCTTAGTTGGAAACTAATTTCATCATTGCGATCGCCTGTTTCGCCTCCAGTGGGGGACATAACTACTAATTCTCCAATTGAAGTAAGCTCCAGAAAAGCATCAGGATTAGCTACTACAAGTTGTTTAAATTGTTCTTGATTCAAATGAATGACAGGTTTTAGGTTCAGCGTGACCATGGCGATCGCTTCCTTAAGTTTCTTAAGACTAACTTTACATTAAACCATACTTTACGTAAGCGGGACTGGAAATGTTGGCTTCGAGAAGTCCCAATCTTCAACATCTTCTTGTAAAGGTCTTCAAGAGAATCAGGAAGTCCAACGAAGCTTTTCCTGCATTTTCTTGAGGATGTCAGCGGTGAGAACAGATTCAGGTTCAACTATTTCCCGACCGGATAAAACCTCTGCTATCTGGTCAGGGGTAGCAACTCCTAGGTTAGTGACTAGCTGGTCAAAGGCTTGACTTTGCTCTTGCACATCTTGCACATATGGGTCTAAACCTGCCTGAAATGCGTAGTTAGAGCCAACTTGACGAGTCAAAATGTAAACAATGCACTGATTGAGAGAAACCCCTTCTTTTTTAGCTAGGGCTAGTAGTTGTTGGTGCAAGGAATCTGGTAGTCTCACTGTTAATTGACTCATCTCATTTTTCATCCTTCGGCTAAGTAAATGATCAACTCGGTAGGAGTAATTACTCTTAATCCTAAAGATTCTGAAGCTTTACGAAAATCTTTTAGATTAGAAGTAATCAGGGTTGCTCCTGCATTCATAGCACAATCGATAACT
The nucleotide sequence above comes from Gloeocapsa sp. PCC 73106. Encoded proteins:
- a CDS encoding Uma2 family endonuclease → MVTLNLKPVIHLNQEQFKQLVVANPDAFLELTSIGELVVMSPTGGETGDRNDEISFQLRAWNKQTQLGKTFNSSTGFALPNGATRSPDASWVSLSRWNQLTPNERQSFPPLCPDLVIELRSPSDNLKDLRDKMQEYINNGANLGWLLDPMRKVVEIYRPGQPVEILQNPTQLSGENVLSGFVLNLEEIL
- a CDS encoding toxin-antitoxin system HicB family antitoxin, with product MSQLTVRLPDSLHQQLLALAKKEGVSLNQCIVYILTRQVGSNYAFQAGLDPYVQDVQEQSQAFDQLVTNLGVATPDQIAEVLSGREIVEPESVLTADILKKMQEKLRWTS